One window from the genome of Roseomonas haemaphysalidis encodes:
- a CDS encoding NADH-quinone oxidoreductase subunit M, with protein MNAAGFPLLSLLTFLPLVGAGVLLFIRGEEAVVAANARWTALWTSLIVFGLSLILWFAFDKSTADYQFVEQLAWMPDFGLEYHMGVDGISVLFVLLATLLTPICILASWEAVQTRVREYMIAFLVLEAMMVGMFSSLDILMFYIFFEGVLIPMFLIIGVWGGARRVYAAYKLFLYTLLGSLLMLLAILTLWYMAGTTSIPALMRLQIAPSLQVWLFLAFFASFAVKVPMWPVHTWLPDAHVEAPTAGSVILAGVLLKMGAYGFLRFSLPLLPQATEWFAPFIFALSIVAIIYTSLVAMAQEDMKKLIAYSSVAHMGIVTLGIFALNHQGISGAIFQMLSHGVVSGALFLCVGVVYDRVHSREIARYGGVAKVMPSYAIVFMLFTMASIGLPGLAGFPGEMLVIVGAWRANPWVALLGATGMVLGAAYMLWLYRRVLFSRISKDEIRALLDLSPREYVTFAPLILLTLWMGLYPSSFFSFFEVSVSALLQRHEAAMALPRMAGM; from the coding sequence ATGAACGCCGCGGGTTTCCCCCTCCTTTCGCTGCTCACCTTCCTGCCGCTGGTGGGCGCGGGCGTCCTGCTGTTCATCCGGGGGGAGGAGGCGGTGGTCGCCGCCAACGCCCGCTGGACGGCGCTGTGGACCAGCCTGATCGTCTTCGGCCTATCGCTGATCCTGTGGTTCGCCTTCGACAAGTCGACGGCCGACTACCAGTTCGTCGAGCAGTTGGCCTGGATGCCGGACTTCGGCCTGGAATACCACATGGGCGTGGACGGCATTTCCGTGCTGTTCGTGCTGCTGGCCACGCTGCTGACGCCCATCTGCATCCTCGCCTCCTGGGAAGCGGTGCAGACGCGGGTGCGCGAATACATGATCGCCTTCCTGGTGCTGGAAGCGATGATGGTCGGCATGTTCAGCTCGCTGGACATCCTGATGTTCTACATCTTCTTTGAAGGCGTGCTGATCCCGATGTTCCTGATCATCGGGGTGTGGGGCGGCGCGCGGCGGGTCTACGCCGCCTACAAGCTGTTCCTCTACACGCTGCTCGGCTCACTGCTGATGCTGCTGGCCATCCTGACGCTGTGGTACATGGCGGGCACCACCTCCATCCCGGCGCTGATGCGGCTGCAGATCGCGCCCAGCCTGCAGGTCTGGCTGTTCCTGGCCTTCTTCGCTTCCTTCGCCGTGAAGGTGCCGATGTGGCCGGTGCACACCTGGCTGCCGGACGCGCACGTCGAGGCGCCGACGGCGGGCTCGGTCATCCTGGCCGGCGTCCTGCTGAAGATGGGTGCCTACGGCTTCCTGCGCTTCAGCCTGCCGCTCTTGCCGCAGGCCACCGAGTGGTTCGCGCCCTTCATCTTCGCGCTGTCCATCGTCGCTATCATCTACACCTCGCTGGTGGCGATGGCGCAGGAGGACATGAAGAAGCTGATCGCCTATTCCTCCGTCGCCCATATGGGCATCGTGACGCTGGGCATCTTCGCGCTGAACCACCAGGGCATCTCGGGCGCCATCTTCCAGATGCTGAGCCATGGCGTCGTGTCCGGCGCGCTGTTCCTGTGCGTCGGCGTCGTCTACGACCGGGTGCACTCGCGGGAGATCGCGCGCTACGGCGGCGTCGCCAAGGTGATGCCGTCCTACGCCATCGTCTTCATGCTGTTCACCATGGCTTCCATCGGCCTGCCGGGCCTCGCCGGCTTCCCGGGCGAGATGCTGGTGATCGTCGGCGCCTGGCGCGCCAACCCCTGGGTGGCGCTGCTGGGGGCTACCGGCATGGTGCTGGGTGCCGCCTACATGCTGTGGCTGTACCGCCGCGTGCTGTTCAGCCGCATCAGCAAGGACGAGATCCGCGCGCTGCTGGACCTCAGCCCGCGCGAATACGTCACCTTCGCGCCGCTGATCCTGCTGACCCTCTGGATGGGCCTCTACCCGTCTTCCTTCTTCTCTTTCTTCGAAGTCAGCGTCTCGGCGTTGCTGCAGCGGCATGAAGCCGCCATGGCCCTGCCGCGCATGGCGGGGATGTGA
- the nuoK gene encoding NADH-quinone oxidoreductase subunit NuoK has protein sequence MLTIGLAHYLTVSAILFVLGVLGIFLNRKNIIVILMSVELILLSVNLNFVAFSATLQDLTGQIFAMFVLTVAAAEAAIGLAILVIYFRNRGSIEVDNVSTLKG, from the coding sequence ATGCTGACCATCGGCTTGGCGCACTACCTGACGGTCAGTGCCATCCTCTTCGTGCTCGGCGTGCTGGGCATCTTCCTGAACCGCAAGAACATCATCGTCATCCTGATGTCGGTGGAGCTGATCCTGCTGTCGGTGAACCTCAACTTCGTGGCCTTCTCGGCCACGCTGCAGGACCTCACGGGCCAGATCTTCGCGATGTTCGTGCTGACGGTCGCCGCCGCCGAGGCCGCCATCGGCCTCGCCATCCTGGTGATCTACTTCCGCAACCGCGGCAGCATCGAGGTGGACAACGTGTCCACGCTGAAGGGCTAG
- the nuoG gene encoding NADH-quinone oxidoreductase subunit NuoG has product MAKVTIDGIEVEVPNGSSVLQACEAAGKEIPRFCYHERLSVAGNCRMCLVEVEKAPKPVASCAYPVADGMKVFTDSALVRNARRNVMEFLLINHPLDCPICDQGGECDLQDQAVGYGRDASRYREGKRAVKDKYLGPLVKTIMTRCIQCTRCVRFATEVAGVPELGATGRGEDMQIGTYVERALTTELSGNLIDICPVGALTSRPYAFVSRPWELRKTDSIDVLDAQGVNIRVDARGPEVLRILPRVNEDVNEEWMADRGRFSFDGLKRRRLDRPWIRRDGKLAPATWQEALEHVAAKLKSIPGERIGAVAGDLVDVESVFALKALMQGLGSRNLDCRQDGAKIDGTRREHYLFNSGIAGIDEADALLIIGSDPRKEAPVLNARIRKRWASGLMPVAHVGPRDIDLTYNAEHLGEGAGVLNALLDGSNAFGKVLTEAKKPMIILGRGAVAREDGAAVLAAAWALANQVGALTADWHGFNMLHLFGGQVGALDAGFLPGEGGHDLAGMLSGGVDALWLLGADGFEPAFIAPGTFVVYQGHHGDRAAGRADVILPGAAYTEKEGTYVSTEGRVQRGRLAVFPPGEAKEDWRIIRAAAALLGVGLPFDTLDDLRARMVDANPVFGLVDGRISGGAQSLAGPQAGGTLSDTPFKANLSDYWLADPISRASETMAECSRIYNAPPMPVAAE; this is encoded by the coding sequence ATGGCGAAGGTCACGATCGACGGGATCGAGGTGGAGGTGCCCAACGGCTCCTCCGTGCTGCAGGCCTGCGAGGCCGCCGGCAAGGAGATCCCGCGCTTCTGCTACCATGAGCGGCTGTCCGTCGCCGGCAACTGCCGCATGTGCCTGGTGGAAGTGGAGAAGGCGCCCAAGCCCGTCGCCTCCTGCGCCTACCCGGTCGCCGACGGCATGAAGGTCTTCACGGACAGCGCGCTGGTGCGGAACGCCCGGCGCAACGTCATGGAATTCCTGCTGATCAACCACCCGCTGGATTGCCCGATCTGCGACCAGGGCGGCGAGTGCGACCTGCAGGACCAGGCGGTGGGCTACGGCCGCGACGCCAGCCGCTACCGCGAAGGCAAGCGGGCGGTGAAGGACAAGTACCTGGGCCCGCTGGTCAAGACGATCATGACCCGCTGCATCCAGTGCACCCGCTGCGTGCGCTTCGCGACCGAGGTCGCGGGCGTGCCGGAACTGGGGGCCACGGGCCGCGGCGAGGACATGCAGATCGGCACCTATGTGGAGCGGGCGCTGACCACGGAGCTGTCGGGCAATCTGATCGACATCTGCCCGGTGGGCGCGCTGACCAGCCGGCCTTACGCCTTCGTGTCCCGCCCGTGGGAGCTGCGCAAGACCGACAGCATCGACGTGCTGGACGCCCAGGGCGTCAACATCCGCGTCGATGCCCGCGGCCCCGAGGTGCTGCGCATCCTGCCTCGCGTCAACGAGGACGTGAACGAGGAGTGGATGGCCGACCGTGGCCGCTTCTCCTTCGACGGGCTGAAGCGCCGCCGGCTGGACCGCCCCTGGATCCGCCGCGACGGCAAGCTGGCGCCCGCCACCTGGCAGGAAGCGCTGGAGCATGTGGCGGCCAAGCTGAAGTCCATCCCGGGCGAGCGCATCGGCGCCGTGGCCGGAGACCTGGTGGACGTGGAAAGCGTCTTCGCGCTCAAGGCGCTGATGCAGGGCCTCGGCTCGCGCAACCTGGACTGCCGCCAGGACGGGGCGAAGATCGACGGCACGCGCCGCGAGCACTACCTGTTCAACAGCGGCATCGCCGGCATCGACGAAGCGGACGCGCTGCTGATCATCGGCAGCGACCCGCGCAAGGAAGCGCCGGTGCTCAACGCGCGCATCCGCAAGCGCTGGGCGTCCGGCCTGATGCCGGTGGCGCATGTCGGGCCACGCGACATCGACCTGACCTACAACGCCGAGCACCTGGGGGAGGGCGCCGGCGTCCTCAACGCCCTGCTGGATGGCAGCAACGCCTTCGGCAAGGTGCTGACCGAAGCCAAGAAGCCCATGATCATCCTGGGCCGCGGCGCGGTGGCGCGGGAAGACGGCGCGGCCGTGCTGGCCGCCGCCTGGGCGCTGGCCAACCAGGTCGGCGCGCTGACGGCGGACTGGCATGGCTTCAACATGCTGCACCTGTTCGGTGGGCAGGTCGGCGCGCTGGACGCCGGCTTCCTGCCGGGCGAGGGCGGGCACGACCTGGCGGGCATGCTCAGCGGCGGCGTGGACGCGCTGTGGCTGCTAGGCGCGGACGGCTTCGAGCCGGCCTTCATCGCGCCCGGCACCTTCGTGGTCTACCAGGGCCACCATGGCGACCGCGCGGCGGGCCGCGCCGACGTCATCCTGCCCGGTGCCGCCTATACCGAGAAGGAAGGCACCTACGTCAGCACCGAGGGGCGGGTGCAGCGCGGCCGGCTGGCCGTGTTCCCGCCCGGCGAGGCGAAGGAGGACTGGCGCATCATCCGCGCCGCCGCCGCGCTGCTGGGCGTCGGCCTGCCCTTCGACACGCTGGACGACCTGCGCGCCCGCATGGTGGACGCCAACCCGGTGTTCGGGCTGGTGGACGGCCGCATCAGCGGCGGCGCGCAGAGCCTGGCCGGCCCGCAGGCCGGCGGCACGCTGAGCGACACGCCGTTCAAGGCCAACCTGTCGGACTACTGGCTGGCGGACCCGATCAGCCGCGCGTCCGAGACGATGGCCGAATGCAGCCGCATCTACAACGCGCCGCCCATGCCGGTCGCGGCGGAGTAA
- the nuoI gene encoding NADH-quinone oxidoreductase subunit NuoI yields MATLDRAAYSLLMAELVSGMALTLKYFFMPKATIKYPNEKMSLSPRFRGEHALRRYPNGEERCIACKLCEAVCPALAITIEAEPRDDGSRRTTRYDIDMTKCIYCGMCEEACPVDAIVEGPNLEFSTETREELIYNKDKLLSNGDRWEPVLAKRLEQDAPYR; encoded by the coding sequence ATGGCGACGCTCGACCGCGCGGCCTACAGCCTGCTGATGGCGGAGCTGGTGTCCGGCATGGCGCTGACGCTGAAGTACTTCTTCATGCCGAAGGCCACGATCAAGTACCCCAACGAGAAGATGTCGCTGTCGCCGCGCTTCCGCGGCGAGCACGCGCTGCGCCGCTACCCCAACGGGGAAGAGCGCTGCATCGCCTGCAAGCTGTGCGAGGCGGTGTGCCCGGCGCTGGCCATCACCATCGAGGCCGAGCCGCGCGACGACGGCTCGCGCCGCACCACGCGCTACGACATCGACATGACCAAGTGCATCTACTGCGGCATGTGCGAGGAAGCCTGCCCGGTGGACGCCATCGTCGAGGGTCCGAACCTGGAGTTCTCGACCGAAACGCGTGAGGAGCTGATCTACAACAAGGACAAGCTCCTTTCGAACGGCGACCGCTGGGAGCCGGTGCTCGCCAAGCGCCTCGAGCAGGACGCGCCTTACCGGTGA
- the nuoL gene encoding NADH-quinone oxidoreductase subunit L, whose product MYLGAIFFPAIGAIIAGLFGRLIGDKAAQWTTVFFMALAAVCGLANFANVALGHAPTTIDLGTWINVGGLQFNWSLRYDTLSAVMIGMVTLISTMIHVYSVGYMSHDPTTPRFFSYLSLFTFMMLMLVTADNLAQLFFGWEGIGLASYLLIGYWYEKESANRAAMKAFIVNRVGDVFFMLGIALTFWTFGTIEFDGIFQGVAAAQARTIGGYPALEVIALLLFLGAMGKSAQIGLHTWLPDAMEGPTPVSALIHAATLVTAGVFLMARMSPVVEYAPHVLGFITFIGATTAFFAATIGCVQNDIKRVIAYSTCSQLGYMFFALGVGAYQGAIFHLFTHAFFKALLFLSAGSVIHAMSDEQDIRKMGGIWKKIPLTYAMFWIGSLALAGMPFFAGYYSKDFVLEAAWAGHGWTASYAWIMGMIAALLTAFYSWRLIIMTFHGTPRADHHTMEHVHESPAVMTLPLLVLAAGALFAGAVFAPYFTGHDWLEFWNGSIVNQPGNHIMHDAHEVPEWVALAPTVIGLIGIAIGYVFYMFAPAIPARLAAAFPGVYRFLLNKWYFDELYDFLFVRPARRAAMWLWKVGDAKVIDGMPNGAAALTASAAGRVTRFQTGRVANYAFTMIVGLVLFVSIFLFGIGR is encoded by the coding sequence ATGTATCTCGGTGCCATCTTCTTTCCCGCCATCGGCGCCATCATCGCTGGCCTGTTCGGCCGGCTGATCGGCGACAAGGCGGCGCAGTGGACCACGGTGTTCTTCATGGCGCTGGCCGCGGTCTGCGGCCTGGCCAACTTCGCCAACGTCGCGCTCGGCCACGCGCCGACGACCATCGACCTCGGCACCTGGATCAACGTGGGCGGGCTGCAGTTCAACTGGTCGCTGCGCTACGACACGCTGTCGGCCGTGATGATCGGCATGGTCACGCTGATCTCGACCATGATCCACGTCTATTCCGTCGGCTACATGTCGCATGACCCGACGACGCCGCGCTTCTTCTCCTACCTGTCGCTCTTCACCTTCATGATGCTGATGCTGGTGACGGCCGACAACCTCGCCCAGCTGTTCTTTGGCTGGGAAGGCATCGGCCTCGCGAGCTACCTGCTGATCGGCTACTGGTATGAGAAGGAAAGCGCCAACCGCGCGGCGATGAAGGCCTTCATCGTCAACCGCGTGGGCGACGTCTTCTTCATGCTCGGCATCGCGCTGACCTTCTGGACCTTCGGCACCATCGAGTTCGATGGCATCTTCCAGGGTGTCGCGGCCGCGCAGGCGCGCACCATCGGCGGCTATCCGGCGCTGGAGGTGATCGCCCTGCTGCTGTTCCTGGGCGCCATGGGCAAGTCGGCGCAGATCGGCCTGCACACCTGGCTGCCGGACGCGATGGAAGGCCCCACCCCGGTATCCGCGCTCATCCACGCGGCGACGCTGGTCACCGCCGGCGTGTTCCTGATGGCGCGCATGTCGCCGGTCGTGGAATACGCGCCGCACGTGCTGGGCTTCATCACCTTCATCGGCGCCACCACGGCCTTCTTCGCGGCGACGATCGGCTGCGTGCAGAACGACATCAAGCGCGTGATCGCTTATTCGACCTGCTCGCAGCTCGGCTACATGTTCTTCGCGCTGGGCGTCGGCGCCTACCAGGGCGCCATCTTTCATCTGTTCACCCATGCCTTCTTCAAGGCGCTGCTGTTCCTGTCCGCCGGCTCCGTGATCCACGCGATGTCGGACGAGCAGGACATCCGCAAGATGGGCGGCATCTGGAAGAAGATTCCGCTGACCTACGCGATGTTCTGGATCGGCTCGCTGGCCCTGGCCGGCATGCCCTTCTTCGCCGGCTACTATTCCAAGGACTTCGTGCTGGAAGCCGCCTGGGCCGGCCATGGCTGGACCGCCAGCTACGCCTGGATCATGGGCATGATCGCGGCACTGCTGACCGCCTTCTACTCCTGGCGCCTGATCATCATGACCTTCCACGGCACCCCGCGCGCCGACCATCACACGATGGAGCATGTGCACGAGAGCCCGGCGGTCATGACCCTGCCGCTGCTGGTGCTGGCCGCTGGCGCCCTGTTCGCCGGCGCCGTCTTCGCGCCCTACTTCACCGGCCACGACTGGCTGGAGTTCTGGAACGGCTCCATCGTCAACCAGCCGGGCAACCACATTATGCACGACGCGCATGAGGTGCCGGAGTGGGTGGCGCTGGCGCCGACCGTGATCGGCCTGATCGGCATCGCCATCGGCTACGTGTTCTACATGTTCGCGCCGGCCATCCCGGCCCGCCTGGCCGCGGCCTTCCCGGGCGTGTACCGCTTCCTGCTCAACAAGTGGTACTTCGACGAGCTGTACGACTTTCTGTTCGTCCGCCCGGCGCGCCGCGCCGCGATGTGGCTGTGGAAGGTGGGCGACGCCAAGGTGATCGACGGCATGCCGAACGGCGCCGCGGCGCTGACGGCCAGCGCCGCCGGCCGCGTCACCCGCTTCCAGACCGGGCGCGTGGCCAACTACGCCTTCACCATGATCGTGGGCCTCGTCCTCTTCGTGAGCATCTTCCTGTTCGGGATCGGCCGATGA
- the nuoF gene encoding NADH-quinone oxidoreductase subunit NuoF, producing MALSDKDRIFTNLYGLHPWGLKDARRRGNWDGTAAIIAKGRDWIIEELKQSGLRGRGGAGFPTGMKWSFMPKSNPDGRPSYLVVNCDESEPGTCKDRDIIRHDPHTLIEGCLIAGVGMGAHAGYIYVRGEYYNEHLVLQAAIDEAYEAGLLGANAAGSGWDFDLYVHRGAGAYICGEETALIESLEGKKGMPRLKPPFPAAVGLYGCPTTVNNVETIAVVPEILRRGASWFASFGRPKNSGTKVFCIQGHVNKPCNVEAEMSIPLRELIDRYAGGVRGGWDNLLAVIPGGSSTPMIPKAVCDDVLMDFDALREHKTGLGTAGVIVMDKSTDLIKAIARLAQFYKHESCGQCTPCREGMGWQKRLMDRMVEGRAEIAEIDVLESVTRQIEGHTICALADGGVWPVQGLIRHFRPMMEERIQQYHAKKNGGVMPLAAE from the coding sequence ATGGCGCTGAGCGACAAGGACCGCATCTTCACCAACCTCTACGGGTTGCACCCCTGGGGCCTGAAGGATGCCCGGCGGCGCGGCAACTGGGACGGCACTGCGGCGATCATCGCCAAGGGCCGCGACTGGATCATCGAGGAACTGAAGCAGTCCGGCCTGCGCGGCCGCGGCGGCGCCGGCTTCCCGACTGGCATGAAGTGGAGCTTCATGCCCAAGTCCAACCCGGACGGGCGCCCTTCCTACCTCGTGGTCAATTGCGACGAGTCCGAGCCCGGCACCTGCAAGGACCGCGACATCATCCGCCACGATCCGCACACGCTGATCGAGGGCTGCCTGATCGCGGGCGTCGGCATGGGGGCCCATGCCGGCTACATCTATGTGCGCGGCGAGTACTACAACGAGCACCTGGTGCTGCAGGCGGCGATCGACGAGGCCTATGAGGCCGGTCTGCTCGGCGCCAACGCGGCGGGCTCGGGCTGGGACTTCGACCTCTACGTGCACCGCGGCGCCGGCGCTTATATCTGCGGCGAGGAAACCGCGCTGATCGAGAGCCTGGAAGGCAAGAAGGGCATGCCGCGGCTGAAGCCGCCATTTCCCGCCGCCGTCGGCCTCTACGGCTGCCCGACCACGGTCAACAACGTCGAGACCATCGCCGTGGTGCCGGAGATCCTGCGGCGCGGCGCATCCTGGTTCGCCTCCTTCGGCCGGCCCAAGAACAGCGGCACCAAGGTGTTCTGCATCCAGGGCCACGTGAACAAGCCCTGCAACGTGGAAGCCGAGATGAGCATCCCGCTGCGCGAGCTGATCGACCGCTACGCGGGCGGCGTGCGCGGCGGCTGGGACAACTTGCTGGCCGTGATCCCGGGCGGCTCCTCCACGCCGATGATCCCCAAGGCCGTCTGCGACGACGTGCTGATGGATTTCGACGCGCTGCGCGAGCACAAGACCGGCCTCGGCACCGCCGGCGTCATCGTCATGGACAAGTCCACCGACCTGATCAAGGCGATCGCGCGTCTCGCGCAGTTCTACAAGCATGAGAGCTGCGGCCAGTGCACCCCCTGCCGCGAGGGCATGGGCTGGCAGAAGCGCCTGATGGACCGCATGGTCGAGGGCCGCGCCGAGATCGCCGAGATCGACGTGCTGGAAAGCGTGACGCGGCAGATCGAGGGGCACACCATCTGCGCGCTCGCCGATGGCGGCGTCTGGCCGGTGCAGGGGCTGATCCGCCACTTCCGGCCGATGATGGAAGAGCGCATCCAGCAATATCACGCGAAGAAGAACGGCGGCGTGATGCCGCTGGCGGCGGAGTAA
- a CDS encoding NADH-quinone oxidoreductase subunit J: protein MIAALAFYVFAAILIASAVMVVTSRNPVHSVLFLILAFFNAAALFLLAGAEFLAMILVIVYVGAVAVLFLFVVMMLDIDFARLREGFQRYLPIGGIIGGILFLELLFVFGSWQFADDAEGLRLNAVPADPGLTNTQAIGRILYTDYVFLFQASGLILLVAMIGAIVLTLREKRTDSRRQNIAVQVARTEAVSMQNVPPRQGLGTLGIIRRPLPAPPKPKAVAHDDHGHGGHH, encoded by the coding sequence ATGATCGCGGCTCTGGCCTTCTATGTCTTCGCGGCCATCCTGATCGCGAGCGCGGTCATGGTGGTGACCAGCCGCAATCCCGTCCACAGCGTGCTTTTCCTGATCCTGGCGTTCTTCAACGCCGCGGCGCTGTTCCTGCTGGCGGGGGCCGAGTTCCTGGCGATGATCCTGGTGATCGTCTACGTGGGCGCGGTCGCGGTGCTGTTCCTGTTCGTGGTGATGATGCTGGACATCGACTTCGCGCGGCTGCGCGAGGGCTTCCAGCGCTACCTGCCGATCGGCGGCATCATCGGCGGCATCCTGTTCCTGGAGCTGCTGTTCGTGTTCGGCTCGTGGCAGTTCGCCGACGATGCCGAGGGGCTGCGGCTCAACGCCGTGCCGGCGGACCCCGGCCTGACCAACACCCAGGCGATCGGCCGCATCCTGTACACGGACTACGTGTTCCTGTTCCAGGCATCGGGGCTGATCCTGCTGGTGGCCATGATCGGCGCCATCGTGCTGACGCTGCGCGAAAAGCGGACGGACAGCCGGCGCCAGAACATCGCGGTGCAGGTGGCGCGCACGGAGGCGGTGTCCATGCAGAACGTCCCGCCGCGCCAGGGCCTCGGCACGCTGGGCATCATCCGCCGCCCGCTGCCCGCGCCGCCCAAGCCGAAGGCGGTGGCGCATGACGACCACGGGCATGGGGGACACCACTGA
- the nuoH gene encoding NADH-quinone oxidoreductase subunit NuoH, protein MDAFLNSSIGILAITIAQTLAMLVPLLIAVAYMTYAERKIMAAMQMRVGPNMVGPLGLLQPFADAAKMLMKETIIPSGASRGLFIFAPMLTFLLAMIAWAVIPVAEGWAIADINVGILYLFAISSLGVYGIIIAGWASNSKYAFLGALRSAAQMVSYEVSMGFVIVTVLLCVGSLNLTAIVLAQKTVWFFIPLFPMFIIFFISTLAETNRPPFDLAEGESELVAGFMVEYSSMTYALFFLGEYANMFLMSAMTTTLFLGGWLPPVDVAPLNWVPGPLWFILKVCLCMFTFVWVRATFPRYRYDQLMRLGWKVFLPISLVWLVLTAFVLKLAGWLPA, encoded by the coding sequence ATGGACGCCTTTCTCAATTCCTCCATCGGCATCCTGGCCATCACCATCGCCCAGACGCTGGCGATGCTGGTGCCGCTGCTGATCGCCGTCGCCTACATGACCTATGCCGAGCGCAAGATCATGGCGGCGATGCAGATGCGCGTCGGCCCCAACATGGTGGGCCCGCTCGGCCTGCTGCAGCCCTTCGCCGATGCCGCGAAGATGCTGATGAAGGAGACGATCATCCCCTCCGGCGCCAGCCGCGGGCTGTTCATCTTCGCGCCGATGCTGACCTTCCTGCTGGCCATGATCGCCTGGGCGGTGATCCCGGTGGCTGAAGGCTGGGCGATCGCCGACATCAACGTCGGCATCCTCTACCTCTTCGCCATCTCCTCGCTCGGCGTCTACGGCATCATCATCGCGGGCTGGGCGTCGAATTCGAAATACGCCTTCCTGGGCGCGCTGCGCTCGGCGGCGCAGATGGTGTCCTACGAAGTCTCCATGGGCTTCGTGATCGTCACCGTGCTGCTGTGCGTGGGCAGCCTGAACCTGACGGCCATCGTGCTGGCGCAGAAGACCGTGTGGTTCTTCATCCCGCTGTTCCCGATGTTCATCATCTTCTTCATCTCGACGCTGGCGGAAACCAACCGGCCGCCGTTCGACCTGGCGGAAGGTGAGTCGGAGCTCGTCGCGGGCTTCATGGTGGAATATTCCTCCATGACCTACGCGCTGTTCTTCCTCGGCGAATACGCCAACATGTTCCTGATGTCGGCGATGACGACCACGCTGTTCCTGGGCGGCTGGCTGCCGCCGGTGGACGTGGCGCCGCTGAACTGGGTGCCGGGGCCGCTGTGGTTCATCCTGAAGGTGTGCCTGTGCATGTTCACCTTCGTCTGGGTGCGCGCCACCTTCCCGCGCTACCGCTACGACCAGCTGATGCGCCTGGGCTGGAAGGTGTTCCTGCCGATCAGCCTGGTGTGGCTGGTGCTGACCGCTTTCGTGCTGAAGCTGGCCGGGTGGCTGCCGGCATGA